A window of Eubacteriaceae bacterium ES3 contains these coding sequences:
- a CDS encoding helix-turn-helix domain-containing protein: MLLHGSVIKYELNKQYNCIYKYFSDDIKVDLPLFYQAGIRLSGHIVVVDSTETLQIAQKYEDVIFVCHRNLTENILNSEINLIVIEDDIPISHVFNLIMQIFLRFNQWEALMIENINNYATFDKVFQDTANIVDQWLLLADTQFHFITYTRKYLPEYSDLDIDQAQKMIVKPGFSALDSIKEVFQYNEIEHCLHKNIFFHNVYVGRLATLYSDNNAKNLFYTHVLNYLAKFLEELYAISGSFERDTGSIQLLKKVFADYIDDISVDSYTLLTTLKQNDFKEDDDYYLIHFTTNIKDESYLYANYIGTQIERKWRGLCCIQKKNDTLILLNITVFEKFEEVDFFKELSQLIRDSMLIAAVSRRFSHIANVFQAFEQTKIAFQIGKKKEPEIWIYHFDHYALDHLLKSAQGNFSPEQVCSPVILKLREYDQNNHTSHYETLLMYLKNQFNASATAKALYIARSTFLSRMEQIVKLTRVDLNDWRVCLYLMLSFEFYEKDLQIARKN, translated from the coding sequence ATGCTTTTACACGGTTCAGTAATTAAATATGAGTTAAATAAACAATATAATTGCATTTATAAGTATTTTTCAGATGATATCAAAGTCGATCTTCCATTATTTTATCAGGCGGGAATTCGCCTATCCGGTCATATTGTAGTAGTAGATAGCACCGAAACACTACAAATTGCACAAAAGTATGAGGATGTTATTTTCGTGTGTCATCGCAATTTAACGGAAAATATTCTGAATTCAGAAATTAATCTGATTGTTATTGAAGACGACATTCCGATTTCACATGTTTTTAATCTTATTATGCAGATATTTCTGAGATTTAATCAGTGGGAAGCGCTCATGATTGAGAACATCAATAACTACGCAACCTTTGATAAAGTTTTTCAGGACACAGCAAATATTGTTGATCAATGGCTTTTACTGGCAGACACGCAATTTCATTTTATAACTTATACCAGAAAATATCTGCCTGAATACTCAGACCTTGACATCGATCAGGCTCAAAAGATGATTGTAAAGCCGGGTTTCAGTGCTCTTGATTCCATCAAAGAAGTCTTTCAGTATAATGAAATAGAGCATTGTCTGCACAAGAATATTTTTTTTCATAATGTTTATGTTGGTCGATTGGCAACCCTCTATTCTGACAACAACGCCAAAAATCTTTTTTATACGCATGTATTAAATTATCTGGCAAAATTTCTGGAAGAACTTTACGCCATTAGCGGATCTTTTGAACGCGATACCGGAAGCATTCAGCTTTTAAAAAAAGTTTTTGCTGATTATATTGATGATATTTCCGTAGATTCTTATACCTTACTAACGACCTTAAAACAAAATGACTTTAAAGAAGATGATGATTACTATCTGATTCACTTTACTACCAATATCAAAGATGAGTCCTATCTCTATGCCAATTATATCGGCACTCAGATTGAACGAAAGTGGCGGGGACTTTGCTGTATTCAGAAAAAAAATGATACCCTTATACTGCTGAATATTACAGTCTTCGAAAAATTTGAAGAAGTCGATTTTTTTAAAGAGCTATCACAGCTGATTCGTGACAGTATGCTGATCGCTGCCGTCAGTCGACGATTTTCTCATATAGCCAACGTTTTTCAAGCCTTTGAGCAGACAAAAATAGCTTTTCAAATAGGGAAAAAGAAAGAACCGGAGATTTGGATATACCATTTTGACCATTATGCCCTCGATCATCTGTTAAAATCCGCACAAGGAAATTTTTCTCCCGAGCAGGTTTGTAGTCCTGTGATTCTAAAGTTGCGCGAATATGACCAAAATAATCATACCAGCCATTATGAGACTTTACTGATGTATTTAAAAAATCAGTTTAATGCATCTGCTACGGCAAAAGCTCTTTATATTGCGCGCAGCACTTTTCTAAGCCGAATGGAACAAATTGTTAAACTAACACGAGTAGACTTAAATGATTGGCGAGTATGCTTGTACCTGATGCTTTCCTTTGAATTTTATGAAAAAGATTTACAAATCGCTAGGAAGAACTAA